A genomic region of Dreissena polymorpha isolate Duluth1 chromosome 4, UMN_Dpol_1.0, whole genome shotgun sequence contains the following coding sequences:
- the LOC127878689 gene encoding AT-rich interactive domain-containing protein 3C-like, with product MSGDDNSLDGRESIASSIGQRPQDRSLESDGTTSETGGDHGSDVSMEKLDTSERDLYEKLRRQQKEERDLKTHDGLLAGMKRHNDVRMFRPGTDDLGQDLRVNKSEREKIDREREDYKSLRENVLKGYTSPAMNIYNHPAYLAAMSAATAQYPRSHSPESETSASPPLGDGPSHHWTFEEQFKQLYEISEDPKRKEFLDDLFQFMQKRGSPVNRIPIMAKQTLDLYELFKLVVSKGGLVEVINKKLWREITKGLNLPSSITSAAFTLRTQYMKYLYPYECEKLHLSSPQELQAAIDGNRREGRRSGYGYDLSPGPTLIPTSHPHPHFNGLMNGKFNGANGDRRSPITSLRQFWQMQAQQQLCEDDSLPPTPTHRSLSERYAERDALAMEAASRAMEEATRKMEEASRAAAMAAEEPPRKRLMTEEDRIMPHPAMPTAHLKITSRNDGRTEIDNSLVISMEINGIMYQGVLFAHQASRRM from the exons ATGTCAGGGGATGATAATAGCCTGGACGGACGAGAGAGTATTGCAAGT TCCATTGGACAGCGTCCACAAGACCGCAGTCTAGAGTCCGACGGCACAACTAGCGAGACCGGGGGCGACCACGGAAGTGACGTCAGCATGGAGAAACTCGACACTTCCGAGCGCGACCTTTACGAGAAGCTACGTCGACAGCAAAAGGAGGAACGTGATTTAAAGACACACGACGGCCTTCTGGCTGGAATGAAGCGACACAATGATGTCAGGATGTTCCGTCCCGGCACCGACGATTTGGGACAGGACCTTCGAGTGAACAAAAGTGAGCGAGAAAAAATAGATCGTGAACGCGAGGACTATAAATCTCTTAGAGAAAACGTGCTGAAGGGATATACGTCGCCGGCGATGAATATATACAATCACCCGGCGTACCTGGCGGCAATGTCGGCTGCGACTGCCCAGTACCCGAGGTCACACTCACCCGAGAGCGAGACCTCTGCCAGCCCGCCCCTCGGGGATGGACCCTCGCATCACTGGACATTCGAGGAACAATTTAAACAG TTGTACGAAATCAGCGAAGATCCCAAGCGCAAAGAGTTTCTTGACGACCTATTCCAGTTCATGCAAAAACGAG GTTCACCGGTGAACCGTATCCCGATCATGGCGAAGCAGACGTTGGATCTGTACGAGCTGTTCAAGCTGGTGGTGTCGAAGGGCGGGCTGGTGGAGGTGATCAACAAGAAGTTGTGGCGCGAGATCACCAAGGGTCTCAACCTCCCATCCTCCATCACGAGCGCGGCCTTCACCCTCCGAACACA GTACATGAAATACCTCTACCCATACGAGTGTGAGAAGCTACACCTCAGCTCCCCTCAGGAGCTCCAGGCCGCAATCGACGGCAACCGGCGGGAGGGGCGGCGCTCCGGGTATGGTTACGACCTGTCCCCTGGGCCCACCCTCATCCCCACCTCCCACCCTCATCCGCACTTCAATGGGCTCATGAACGGCAAGTTCAACGGAGCCAACGGAG ATCGCAGATCACCTATAACCAGTTTGAGACAATTCTGGCAAATGCAAGCACAGCAACAATTAT GTGAAGATGACAGCCTCCCCCCAACCCCCACCCACCGAAGTCTCTCTGAACGCTACGCTGAAAGGGACGCGCTCGCCATGGAGGCGGCCTCGCGGGCCATGGAGGAAGCCACGCGAAAAATGGAGGAGGCGTCGCGCGCAGCCGCAATGGCAGCGGAAGAGCCTCCCCGAAAGCGTCTCATGACAGAGGAAGACAGAATAATGCCACACCCCGCCATGCCCACTGCGCATTTAAAGATAACCAGTCGAA ATGACGGAAGAACTGAAATAGACAATTCCTTAGTGATTTCGATGGAAATAAATGGCATCATGTACCAAGGTGTATTATTCGCACATCAAGCATCGCGGAGAATGTGA